In Tiliqua scincoides isolate rTilSci1 chromosome 1, rTilSci1.hap2, whole genome shotgun sequence, the following are encoded in one genomic region:
- the FAM171B gene encoding protein FAM171B: MQGTCGRSPFRWLRGPGTALLSQLLLLATLKGRPGSAADLSPGGRPQPQPQRAALPGASAAASAGPGSMFTLKVQVNDIISHQYLQQAVVEVFVNYTKTNSTLTGSNGAVLIQVPYQLGLSLTIASYKDGYMLTPLPWKTGRMPIYSSVTLSLFPQSQANIWLFDDTILITGKLSDAKSQPSVQFPKYLIKLPMNHHITNVTAYLTVPQQFLKVDHFLYTTGILLNKSGFKSIELTPLAAICVSLFSAGKELKVDGPIHITLPLLPTSTMNAGYHIPAWTFDMKTGAWVNRGLGMVKDAGDHLVWTYTAPSLGYWIAAPLPGSRDSLIATVTKDITAYHTMFLTAILAGTIIIIIGFFAVLLCYCRDKCCLSKKRRKNMTKLDILKKDQTTSTTQINHLGTGKGSLKPEGKSHLYSPKLSPYGPQRGPSVEAEDRKARDSFKICTEGTSYQSSGNNTHCRSSPQSLEPSKGVRHLQPTKHFSGSTSPSEDSQGQNQYLSMSEEMYGVSPLPEQLMHLYSQPIAILQTSDLFHPPEQIHAAKSATLPRKGQLVYSPMMEPMSRETYTQTLPKMPGHSHLQPPTSRDETTVLDGQQGLSPQAANWGRYSNSLLESVSVPGTLNEAVVMTPFSSELQGISEQTLLELSKGKQSPHPRAWFVSLDGKPIAQVRHSFIDLKKGKKTESNDTSLDSGVDMNEHNPSRKLEREKTFIKSMQHSKILFLEDLDLSGSESGTTVCTPEDHTLKHMPDGGGSDPVVDQHSEENLPRREIMAEQQEASPPPAKKRGRPPLTKRDSKTNIWKKREDKPLVPIN, translated from the exons GATCCATGTTTACTCTGAAAGTTCAAGTCAATGATATCATCAGCCATCAATATTTGCAGCAAGCAGTTGTGGAAGTCTTTGTGAACTACACTAAAACAAATTCCACATTAACTGGAAGCAACGGAGCAGTATTGATCCAGGTTCCCTATCAGCTAGGTCTGAGTTTAACTATTGCATCTTATAAAGATGGTTATATGTTAACACCTTTGCCTTGGAAGACTGGAAGGATGCCAA TATATTCATCAGTCACACTTTCACTGTTTCCCCAAAGCCAAGCAAATATATGGTTGTTTGATGATACCATTTTAATAACGGGGAAACTATCTG atgccaaatcccaaccaagTGTTCAGTTTCCAAAATATTTAATAAAGCTTCCTATGAATCACCATATTACAAATGTAACTGCCTACCTTACAGTACCACAACAGTTCTTGAAAGTGGACCATTTTCTCTATACAACGGGAATTCTTCTAAATAAGTCCG GTTTTAAAAGTATTGAGTTAACCCCTCTTGCTGCAATATGCGTCAGCCTCTTTTCGGCTGGGAAAGAACTGAAAGTGGATGGCCCCATCCACATTACATTGCCTCTTCTACCTACCAGTACTATGAATGCAGGCTATCACATCCCAGCATGGACCTTTGACATGAAAACTG GTGCATGGGTAAATCGTGGGTTAGGAATGGTAAAGGATGCTGGTGATCATCTCGTGTGGACATACACTGCTCCAAGTCTAGGCTACTGGATAGCAGCCCCACTGCCTGGAAGTAGAG ATTCCCTCATTGCAACAGTAACTAAGGATATTACTGCATATCACACAATGTTCCTCACAGCCATATTGGCAGGCACCATCATAATTATCATTGGATTTTTTGCAGTTCTTCTCTGCTATTGCAG GGATAAGTGTTGTCTCtccaaaaagagaagaaaaaatatgaCTAAACTGGACATCTTAAAAAAAGACCAAACCACTTCAACCACTCAGATAAATCACCTTGGCACGGGTAAGGGGTCATTAAAGCCTGAAGGTAAATCTCACTTGTACTCACCCAAGTTATCACCTTATGGCCCCCAGAGAGGGCCCTCTGTGGAAGCAGAGGATAGAAAAGCCCGTGATAGCTTTAAAATCTGCACAGAAGGCACCTCGTACCAGTCCTCTGGCAACAACACTCACTGTAGGAGCTCACCACAGTCCTTGGAACCTAGCAAGGGAGTGAGACATTTGCAACCAACTAAGCACTTCAGTGGAAGTACGTCCCCTTCAGAAGACTCGCAAGGACAGAACCAGTATCTGTCAATGAGTGAGGAAATGTATGGTGTCTCTCCTCTTCCTGAACAGTTAATGCATCTTTATAGTCAACCGATTGCAATCCTTCAAACGTCAGACCTTTTCCACCCTCCAGAGCAAATACACGCTGCCAAGTCAGCCACTTTGCCAAGAAAGGGACAATTAGTCTACAGCCCAATGATGGAGCCTATGAGTCGGGAGACTTATACCCAGACATTACCCAAAATGCCAGGGCACTCTCACCTGCAGCCACCAACTTCCAGAGATGAAACAACTGTGTTAGATGGCCAGCAGGGCTTATCTCCTCAAGCTGCCAACTGGGGGCGCTACAGCAATAGTTTGCTTGAGTCTGTTTCTGTCCCAGGAACACTAAATGAAGCTGTGGTCATGACACCATTTTCATCTGAACTTCAAGGCATTTCAGAGCAAACCTTACTGGAGCTTTCAAAAGGAAAGCAGTCTCCACATCCAAGGGCATGGTTTGTGTCTCTGGATGGCAAGCCTATTGCTCAAGTGAGGCATTCATTCATAGACCTCAAGAAAGGCAAGAAGACGGAGAGTAACGATACTAGCTTGGACTCTGGTGTGGACATGAATGAACATAACCCCAGCCGAAAACTCGAGAGGGAGAAAACCTTCATTAAAAGCATGCAGCACTCTAAGATCCTGTTTCTGGAAGATCTGGATCTCAGCGGCAGTGAAAGTGGAACCACAGTTTGTACCCCTGAGGATCATACTCTCAAGCATATGCCGGATGGTGGAGGGAGTGATCCGGTCGTAGACCAGCACAGTGAGGAAAATCTGCCCAGAAGGGAAATCATGGCAGAACAGCAAGAGGCTAGCCCTCCTCCAGCTAAGAAACGGGGAAGACCACCTCTGACCAAGAGAGACAGCAAAACCAACATCTGGAAGAAGAGAGAAGACAAGCCTCTCGTTCCCATAAATTAA